The following proteins are co-located in the Sporolactobacillus pectinivorans genome:
- the tkt gene encoding transketolase — MKFDAIDQLSVNAVRMLSCESIERAHSGHPGLPLGAAPMAYVLWRNHLHINPKDPQWFNRDRFVLSSGHGSAMLYSLLHLAGFQLSIDDLKQFRQFHSHTPGHPELGVVSGVDATTGPLGQGLGMAVGMAMAEAHLGSRYNRGPTKVVNHHTFVLCGDGDLMEGISHEAASLAGHLKLNKLIVLYDSNAVSLDGPTHLSFTDDVCGRFESYGWHYERVEDGNDLEAIDAAIIEAKTQTAEPTIIEIKTVIGFGAPNQGTNKVHGAPLGATGIVELRKRLNWNFPEFTVPQGIYDRFQGTVAQRGTFAEEQWLHRVEALAIRQPTLAQQLKQSLDHQLPENWQDVLPKYQVGTSAASRDTSHSAIQALAHKIPFLWGGSADLASSNKTNMDDEDLFTAVNRSGRNIAFGVREFAEGAALNGIMLHGGSRIFGGTFLVFSDYMRAAIRLAALQKLPVIYIFTHDSIAVGEDGPTHEPIEHLMSLRAMSNVSVIRPADANETVEAWKAALQSTDHPTVLILSRQKLAVLKNTVQLAQDGVHRGGYVLSPQNGTVPHGILIATGSEVQLAMNAQQVLSHEGYDVSVVSMPSFDRFNRQSRTYRESVLPVRVRRRISIEMGTTLGWERFVGLDGVSLGIDTFGASGAAGDLIPAYGFKVEHVVASYRKLAKEIPPDDFDWGRNKKII; from the coding sequence ATGAAGTTTGACGCAATCGATCAATTAAGTGTGAATGCCGTTCGGATGTTGAGTTGTGAGAGTATTGAACGTGCTCATTCAGGGCACCCGGGGTTGCCACTCGGTGCAGCACCGATGGCTTATGTATTATGGCGCAATCATTTACACATTAATCCTAAGGATCCTCAATGGTTTAACCGCGATCGCTTTGTTCTATCGTCAGGTCATGGTTCAGCGATGCTGTACAGTTTGCTGCATTTGGCGGGATTTCAACTGTCGATTGACGATTTAAAGCAGTTTCGCCAGTTTCACAGCCATACACCGGGGCATCCGGAGCTTGGTGTCGTCAGTGGTGTCGATGCGACAACAGGCCCATTAGGACAAGGGTTGGGCATGGCTGTCGGTATGGCTATGGCTGAAGCCCACTTAGGATCGAGATATAATCGGGGACCAACTAAAGTGGTCAACCATCATACGTTTGTGTTATGTGGGGATGGGGATTTGATGGAGGGTATTTCCCACGAAGCGGCCAGTTTGGCGGGTCATCTTAAGTTGAACAAATTAATCGTTTTGTATGATTCAAATGCTGTCTCACTGGATGGACCAACCCATCTTTCGTTTACAGATGATGTTTGCGGACGCTTTGAAAGCTATGGCTGGCACTATGAACGTGTTGAAGACGGCAATGATTTAGAAGCCATTGACGCAGCGATTATCGAAGCGAAAACACAAACAGCTGAACCTACGATTATTGAGATAAAGACCGTGATCGGATTTGGTGCCCCGAATCAAGGCACAAATAAGGTTCATGGCGCGCCGCTTGGTGCGACAGGAATAGTGGAGCTAAGGAAACGATTAAATTGGAACTTTCCCGAATTTACGGTTCCCCAAGGGATTTATGATCGTTTTCAAGGAACGGTTGCACAGCGCGGCACCTTTGCGGAAGAACAGTGGCTCCATCGAGTTGAAGCATTGGCGATCCGTCAACCTACGCTCGCACAGCAATTGAAACAGTCACTGGATCATCAATTGCCGGAAAATTGGCAGGACGTTTTACCCAAGTATCAAGTGGGCACAAGTGCTGCAAGTCGCGATACAAGTCATAGCGCGATTCAGGCTCTGGCTCATAAAATTCCATTCTTGTGGGGCGGATCCGCCGATCTGGCCAGTTCCAATAAAACCAACATGGATGATGAGGACTTGTTTACTGCTGTCAATCGATCCGGGCGCAACATTGCATTTGGCGTGCGTGAGTTTGCTGAAGGGGCGGCTTTAAATGGTATCATGTTGCACGGGGGCAGCAGAATTTTTGGCGGGACGTTTCTCGTCTTTTCTGATTACATGCGCGCCGCTATTCGGCTCGCTGCACTGCAAAAGCTGCCCGTAATTTATATTTTCACTCATGATTCCATTGCAGTCGGAGAAGATGGGCCGACCCATGAACCTATTGAGCATTTAATGAGCCTGCGGGCAATGTCCAATGTTTCGGTGATTCGGCCTGCTGATGCGAATGAAACGGTGGAGGCATGGAAGGCGGCGCTGCAATCTACAGATCATCCAACAGTGTTGATCCTGTCCCGGCAGAAATTGGCCGTTTTGAAAAACACTGTACAGTTAGCGCAAGACGGCGTTCATCGCGGGGGGTACGTTCTCTCTCCACAAAATGGAACGGTGCCTCACGGCATTTTAATCGCAACGGGTTCCGAGGTTCAATTGGCCATGAACGCCCAGCAGGTTTTATCCCATGAGGGTTATGATGTTTCGGTGGTATCGATGCCAAGTTTTGATCGGTTTAACCGGCAAAGCCGTACGTACCGTGAATCCGTATTACCCGTTCGAGTACGCCGAAGGATTTCTATAGAAATGGGGACCACACTTGGCTGGGAACGTTTCGTCGGACTGGATGGCGTCAGCTTAGGTATCGATACATTTGGCGCCAGTGGTGCTGCGGGAGACCTTATTCCGGCATACGGATTCAAAGTGGAACACGTGGTAGCCAGCTATCGGAAATTGGCGAAAGAAATACCACCTGATGATTTTGACTGGGGCAGAAATAAAAAAATTATCTAA